The sequence below is a genomic window from Luteitalea sp..
CCGACGTCCGTCCTGATATGAGAACGGTTCGAGACAATGCTCACAGCCGAGGACTTGCTGCTGTTGTTGCTCGACGATGAGACCGGCAAGCCGATCATCGACCGAACGAAGTTGGACCACGCTCTGGCTGGTGCCCTGCTAGTGGAGCTTGCTGTCCGCGGGTGCGTGGACATTGCCGATCGTGGCGAGAAGGTGAGAAAGGGGCGTCTCATCGTCCGTGATGCTTCCCCGATCGGCGATGAGGTGCTAGACAAGGCGCTGCGGCTTGTCTCCGATAAGGAGGGCAGCAAGCCGGTGTCGGTTCTCAAACAGCTAGGTAAGGGTCTACGAGATCGACTGCTCGATCGGTTGGCCGACCGCGGTATTCTTCGGCGCGAACAGGGAACGATCCTCGGGTTGTTCCCGACCCGCCGCTGGCCGACGGCAGACGCCCGACACGAGACGGAGATTCGCGCGTCCCTGCACGACGCGCTCGTGAATGGTCACCCACCTGATCAGCGCGCCGGTGCGCTGATCTCCCTGCTGCTCGCCGTTGACGGACTTCGCAAGGTCGTCGACACGCGAGACAAGCGCGCGATGAAACGCAGAGCCAAGGAGATTGCGCAAGGCGCCTGGGCAGCCGACGCCGTCCAAAAGGCGGTCAAAGCCGTTGATGATGCTGTCATGGCCGCGATCATTGCCACAACGGTTGTCTCGTCCAACCACGGTTGACGAGCCAGGGGATGACGGCCTGTTGTCCAAAGCTCAGTAGCGGTACGCGGCCGTGACGGCAACCTTGCGCCGGTTGCCGTACCAGCAGTCACCACGGTCGATGCACGTAGCGATGTAGGACTTGTCGAACAGGTTGCTGGCATTCACGGCATAACGCCACGGCCCGTGATCGAACGCGAACAGGGCATCTACCAGTGTGGTCGACGGCGCGGAGAGCACATCCGTGCCGTCCCAGATCTCGCCAACGTAGCGGAGGCCCATGCCGGCGCTGAGCCCGCGAACCGGGCCGATCCCGAACCTGTGTACCGCCCACAGCGAGGCGGAGTGCTCCGGAATGCTGTGCAGGCGCTTGTTCAGATACGGGTCATCCGGATCGCTGCTCTCGGTGACCGTTGCGTCGGTATAGGTGTAATTCGCCACCAGATCCCAAGCGCGAAGGCGCGCCGTCGCTTCCAGCTCGGCACCGTTGACGGTGACCTCTCCTCGCTGCACCTGATTCAGCGGATTGTCTGGATCGGTCGTTGGACGGTTCTTCTCATTCAGCGTGTAAGCAGCCACGGTTACGGCGACCCGCTCATCGGTAGGCGACCATTTCACGCCCCCCTCCCACTGCGCGCCGCGCTTCGGCTTGGACGGAACGCCGTAGTAGTCCGCGCCGGTGAACACCTCGAACGACGTGCTGTAGCTCACGTACGGCGCCCAGCCGCCATCGGCAAGATAAACCGCCCCCAGCCGATGCGTCCATGCGTTGTCGTCAGCGCCTGACTCCGGGGAGTCCTCGACGTCCACGTCTGCCGCGTCGTGCCGAAGCCCCGCGACGAACACCCACCGCTCGTCGAGCTTCATCTGGTCTTGAACCGTCACACCAATCTGTCTGGTGTCGGTGGGATTCTCCGGGCCGAACTCGAGCTCGGGCAATGGAAA
It includes:
- a CDS encoding GPP34 family phosphoprotein, with translation MLTAEDLLLLLLDDETGKPIIDRTKLDHALAGALLVELAVRGCVDIADRGEKVRKGRLIVRDASPIGDEVLDKALRLVSDKEGSKPVSVLKQLGKGLRDRLLDRLADRGILRREQGTILGLFPTRRWPTADARHETEIRASLHDALVNGHPPDQRAGALISLLLAVDGLRKVVDTRDKRAMKRRAKEIAQGAWAADAVQKAVKAVDDAVMAAIIATTVVSSNHG